A stretch of the Tissierellales bacterium genome encodes the following:
- a CDS encoding YggS family pyridoxal phosphate-dependent enzyme — MTIEERLRAVYDKIECATERAGREKGSVDLVCVTKTVPFERMKPALDVGVKIIGESKTTELIEKSGLVAPYGVEKHFIGHLQSNKAKQIINEVDLLHSLDRWSLAEALQKKLENGDSTLDVLIQVNVSKEKSKGGVFVEEIHDFVEEMRNLKLLKIKGLMTMAPYADNPENVRYVFRELKELSEKLKLKNYEWAEFEQLSMGMSNDYEIAIEEGATLVRVGSAIFGKRNY, encoded by the coding sequence ATGACAATTGAGGAAAGACTAAGAGCAGTATATGATAAAATAGAATGTGCAACAGAAAGAGCTGGAAGGGAAAAAGGTTCTGTAGATTTGGTTTGTGTAACCAAAACGGTTCCATTTGAAAGAATGAAACCAGCATTAGATGTTGGAGTAAAAATTATTGGAGAGAGTAAAACTACTGAGTTGATAGAGAAAAGTGGATTAGTAGCTCCATATGGTGTTGAAAAGCATTTTATTGGTCATTTGCAGTCTAATAAGGCAAAACAGATAATAAATGAAGTTGATTTATTACATTCGCTAGATAGATGGTCATTAGCAGAAGCTTTGCAGAAAAAATTAGAAAATGGAGATTCTACACTTGATGTATTAATTCAGGTAAATGTTTCTAAAGAAAAATCAAAAGGTGGAGTATTTGTTGAGGAAATTCACGATTTTGTTGAAGAAATGAGAAACCTTAAATTGTTGAAAATTAAAGGTTTAATGACTATGGCTCCTTATGCTGATAATCCAGAAAATGTTAGATATGTATTTAGGGAATTAAAAGAGCTTTCGGAAAAATTAAAACTTAAAAATTATGAATGGGCGGAGTTTGAACAATTATCTATGGGTATGAGTAATGATTATGAAATTGCTATAGAGGAAGGTGCTACTTTAGTTAGAGTTGGCTCAGCTATATTTGGGAAACGTAATTATTAG
- a CDS encoding cell division protein SepF, whose protein sequence is MKKIKTFMKKAKYVIGLNDDYEQDYTKNDSNVTYVDRFEKREEDYFEEEATTEVELKVLKTPKMVIKKPLDFSDAEFIVDAFKKGDRVVLDYTDLKGNDRRQVFDFLNGAIFALDGSIEKMSKDRYIYLPKGDFYSEEIEKKFSIK, encoded by the coding sequence ATGAAAAAAATTAAAACATTTATGAAAAAGGCGAAATATGTCATTGGATTAAATGATGATTATGAGCAAGATTATACAAAAAATGATTCAAATGTAACTTATGTAGATAGATTTGAAAAAAGAGAAGAAGATTATTTTGAGGAAGAAGCTACAACTGAAGTTGAACTTAAGGTATTGAAAACGCCCAAAATGGTAATAAAGAAGCCCTTGGACTTTTCAGATGCGGAATTTATAGTAGATGCTTTCAAAAAAGGAGACCGAGTTGTTTTAGATTATACTGATTTAAAAGGGAATGATAGAAGACAAGTATTTGATTTCTTAAATGGAGCAATATTTGCATTAGATGGCTCAATAGAAAAAATGAGTAAAGATAGGTATATATATTTGCCAAAAGGCGATTTTTATAGCGAAGAGATTGAGAAAAAATTTAGCATAAAATAG
- a CDS encoding YggT family protein has protein sequence MYGIIISGIMLFFRAIEILVLVRCVLSFIAQGQRGNVLIDVVYQMTDPLLTPIREGMYKLNINTGMIDFSPIILFFLLRIARSIILGVLL, from the coding sequence ATGTATGGGATAATAATAAGCGGGATAATGTTATTTTTTAGAGCTATTGAAATATTGGTATTAGTTAGATGTGTTCTTTCATTTATAGCTCAAGGACAAAGAGGAAATGTACTTATAGATGTAGTATATCAGATGACAGATCCTTTACTGACACCTATAAGAGAAGGCATGTATAAGCTGAATATAAATACTGGAATGATTGATTTTTCACCTATAATTTTGTTCTTCTTACTTAGAATAGCTAGATCAATAATACTTGGAGTATTGCTATAA
- a CDS encoding YlmH/Sll1252 family protein: protein MSSIDGSFYTKHLNREDEIVLGRRIVDICNRAMRSYEIQETDFLDPRGVEVAISIINRFDEVSYSIQGIFDNAERAIITIYPSYMCEDDIDSRIVLISAIGNFKFFRASHRDVLGSLLNLGIERDKIGDIIVSPEEIQFAVKKELEHFLLNSFNRIGKLSIKCNEKNFDEKLDKIIKTETLNLNISALRLDSLIAAIANINRKKACDLISAEKVKLNWRIATKNSADIKENDQISIRGFGRFKLSSVNGQTKKDRFRITVLKYV, encoded by the coding sequence ATGAGTAGTATAGATGGCAGTTTTTATACAAAGCATTTGAATAGAGAAGATGAAATTGTTTTGGGTCGGCGAATAGTTGATATATGTAACAGAGCAATGCGCAGTTATGAAATTCAAGAAACTGATTTCTTAGATCCTAGAGGTGTAGAGGTTGCTATATCTATAATAAATAGATTTGATGAAGTTTCATATTCTATTCAAGGAATATTTGATAATGCAGAGCGAGCGATTATAACGATATATCCTTCGTATATGTGTGAAGATGATATTGATTCAAGAATAGTTCTGATTTCAGCAATTGGAAATTTTAAATTTTTTAGAGCTTCGCATAGAGATGTGCTGGGAAGCTTATTAAATTTAGGAATTGAAAGAGATAAAATTGGCGATATAATAGTGAGTCCAGAAGAAATACAATTTGCGGTGAAGAAAGAATTAGAACATTTTCTATTGAATAGTTTCAATAGAATTGGAAAGCTGAGTATCAAATGTAATGAAAAAAACTTTGATGAAAAGCTAGATAAAATTATAAAAACAGAGACTTTAAATCTAAATATAAGTGCGCTTAGACTAGATAGTTTGATTGCAGCTATAGCAAATATCAATAGAAAAAAAGCGTGCGATTTAATTTCAGCAGAAAAAGTAAAATTGAACTGGAGAATAGCTACAAAAAATTCTGCGGATATAAAAGAAAATGATCAAATTTCTATTAGAGGCTTTGGAAGATTTAAACTTTCGAGTGTCAATGGACAAACTAAAAAAGATCGATTTCGAATCACAGTTTTAAAATATGTGTAA
- a CDS encoding DivIVA domain-containing protein gives MITPLDIQNKEFSKGFNGYKVDEVQSFLRELMRDYERCYKENIEIKERMDMLKSKLKHYDTLETTLQNTLVVAQKSAEDLSINAREKAENIVKDAENEANRIIEQAQKRAEDKKRELEKLQEEVLVFKLRFKTLLNSELEALDNFYAESKLENNGGELNE, from the coding sequence GTGATTACACCGTTGGATATTCAAAACAAAGAATTTTCAAAAGGTTTTAATGGATACAAAGTTGATGAGGTACAATCTTTTTTAAGAGAGTTGATGCGTGATTACGAAAGATGTTATAAGGAAAATATTGAAATAAAAGAGCGCATGGATATGCTTAAATCAAAACTGAAACATTACGATACACTAGAAACTACATTGCAAAATACGTTAGTAGTAGCCCAGAAGTCAGCTGAAGATTTGAGTATAAATGCGAGAGAAAAAGCAGAAAATATTGTAAAAGATGCAGAGAATGAAGCAAATAGAATTATTGAACAAGCACAAAAACGAGCAGAGGATAAGAAGAGAGAACTTGAAAAATTACAAGAAGAGGTTCTAGTTTTTAAACTTAGATTTAAGACTCTTTTAAATTCAGAGTTAGAGGCTCTAGATAATTTTTATGCGGAATCAAAACTTGAAAATAATGGAGGAGAATTGAATGAATAA